From the genome of Bactrocera oleae isolate idBacOlea1 chromosome 2, idBacOlea1, whole genome shotgun sequence, one region includes:
- the LOC138855695 gene encoding uncharacterized protein isoform X4 produces MITMKITLLQLLLVSLCIMHATSLPRASVTMPQAVESPSQPAAVGDEVSAAAAQLMQLLPADELPSGSAECGKVGEFCNLADDCCTKRCLSYAKRCVT; encoded by the exons ATGATCACAATGAAAATAacgttgttgcaattgttgttggtatCGTTGTGTATTATG CATGCAACAAGTTTGCCGAGGGCATCGGTGACAATGCCACAAGCGGTGGAGTCGCCAAGCCAGCCGGCAGCGGTT GGCGATGAAGTTTCGGCTGCTGCGGCGCAGTTGATGCAGTTATTGCCAGCGGATGAG CTTCCGTCGGGCAGCGCAGAATGTGGGAAAGTTGGCGAATTCTGCAATTTGGCCGATGATTGTTGTACTAAGCGTTGCCTTAGTTATGCTAAAAGATGTGTGACCtag
- the LOC138855695 gene encoding uncharacterized protein isoform X2, giving the protein MYAYVWHATSLPRASVTMPQAVESPSQPAAVTVAAELESGVNEVNKAMPSSVVSGDEVSAAAAQLMQLLPADELPSGSAECGKVGEFCNLADDCCTKRCLSYAKRCVT; this is encoded by the exons atgtatgcgtatgtgtgg CATGCAACAAGTTTGCCGAGGGCATCGGTGACAATGCCACAAGCGGTGGAGTCGCCAAGCCAGCCGGCAGCGGTTACGGTGGCGGCGGAGTTGGAGTCGGGCGTGAACGAAGTCAACAAGGCGATGCCGAGTTCTGTTGTGTCGGGCGATGAAGTTTCGGCTGCTGCGGCGCAGTTGATGCAGTTATTGCCAGCGGATGAG CTTCCGTCGGGCAGCGCAGAATGTGGGAAAGTTGGCGAATTCTGCAATTTGGCCGATGATTGTTGTACTAAGCGTTGCCTTAGTTATGCTAAAAGATGTGTGACCtag
- the LOC138855695 gene encoding uncharacterized protein isoform X1 codes for MITMKITLLQLLLVSLCIMHATSLPRASVTMPQAVESPSQPAAVTVAAELESGVNEVNKAMPSSVVSGDEVSAAAAQLMQLLPADELPSGSAECGKVGEFCNLADDCCTKRCLSYAKRCVT; via the exons ATGATCACAATGAAAATAacgttgttgcaattgttgttggtatCGTTGTGTATTATG CATGCAACAAGTTTGCCGAGGGCATCGGTGACAATGCCACAAGCGGTGGAGTCGCCAAGCCAGCCGGCAGCGGTTACGGTGGCGGCGGAGTTGGAGTCGGGCGTGAACGAAGTCAACAAGGCGATGCCGAGTTCTGTTGTGTCGGGCGATGAAGTTTCGGCTGCTGCGGCGCAGTTGATGCAGTTATTGCCAGCGGATGAG CTTCCGTCGGGCAGCGCAGAATGTGGGAAAGTTGGCGAATTCTGCAATTTGGCCGATGATTGTTGTACTAAGCGTTGCCTTAGTTATGCTAAAAGATGTGTGACCtag
- the LOC138855695 gene encoding uncharacterized protein isoform X3: MRHATSLPRASVTMPQAVESPSQPAAVTVAAELESGVNEVNKAMPSSVVSGDEVSAAAAQLMQLLPADELPSGSAECGKVGEFCNLADDCCTKRCLSYAKRCVT, from the exons CATGCAACAAGTTTGCCGAGGGCATCGGTGACAATGCCACAAGCGGTGGAGTCGCCAAGCCAGCCGGCAGCGGTTACGGTGGCGGCGGAGTTGGAGTCGGGCGTGAACGAAGTCAACAAGGCGATGCCGAGTTCTGTTGTGTCGGGCGATGAAGTTTCGGCTGCTGCGGCGCAGTTGATGCAGTTATTGCCAGCGGATGAG CTTCCGTCGGGCAGCGCAGAATGTGGGAAAGTTGGCGAATTCTGCAATTTGGCCGATGATTGTTGTACTAAGCGTTGCCTTAGTTATGCTAAAAGATGTGTGACCtag